A region from the Xiphias gladius isolate SHS-SW01 ecotype Sanya breed wild chromosome 20, ASM1685928v1, whole genome shotgun sequence genome encodes:
- the nkx6.1 gene encoding homeobox protein Nkx-6.1, which translates to MLAVGQMDGSRQSAFLLSTPPLAALHSMAEMKTPLYPAYPLSSSGPNSSTSPATTSPNPGGMAASSPGIKSSAGLSSGLGSPQQCSSATPHGINDILNRPSVSSAGATVAVAAAAAAASSSAGILSGLPRFSSLSPPPPPGLYFSPGAAAVAVARYPKPLADLPGRTPIFWPGVMQSPHWRDARFACSPHQNSVLLDKDGKRKHTRPTFSGQQIFALEKTFEQTKYLAGPERARLAYSLGMTESQVKVWFQNRRTKWRKKHAAEMASAKKKQDSETERLKGTSDNEDEDDDYNKPLDPNSDDEKITQLLKKHKPGSALLLHTSENDSS; encoded by the exons ATGTTAGCGGTGGGTCAGATGGACGGGTCCCGACAGAGCGCCTTCCTCCTCAGCACCCCTCCTCTGGCGGCGCTGCACAGCATGGCCGAGATGAAGACCCCGCTGTATCCGGCTTACCCGCTCTCCTCCAGCGGCCCCAACTCCTCTACCTCGCCGGCCACCACCTCTCCCAACCCGGGCGGCATGGCCGCGTCCTCCCCGGGGATCAAAAGCTCCGCAGGGCTGTCCTCGGGGCTCGGCTCCCCGCAGCAGTGCTCCTCCGCCACCCCTCACGGAATAAACGACATCCTCAACCGGCCCTCCGTGTCCTCCGCCGGCGCCACTGTGGCCgtggccgccgccgccgccgccgcctcctcctcggCGGGGATTCTGTCGGGGCTTCCGCGGTTCAGCAGCCTCAGCCCCCCGCCGCCTCCCGGACTTTACTTCAGCCCCGGCGCCGCGGCGGTGGCGGTGGCCCGGTACCCGAAGCCCCTGGCGGACCTCCCGGGCAGGACGCCGATCTTCTGGCCGGGAGTTATGCAGAGTCCGCACTGGAGGGACGCCAGATTTGCGTGTTCACCCC ATCAGAATTCCGTGTTGCTGGACAAGGATGGGAAAAGGAAACACACGCGGCCCACGTTTTCGGGACAGCAGATTTTCGCGCTGGAAAAGACTTTTGAACAGACTAAATATCTGGCGGGGCCGGAGAGAGCGCGGCTGGCCTACTCCCTGGGAATGACGGAGAGCCAAGTCAAG GTGTGGTTTCAGAACAGAAGAACCAAATGGAGGAAAAAGCACGCGGCGGAGATGGCCTCCGCCAAAAAGAAGCAGGACTCGGAGACGGAGCGGCTGAAGGGGACCTCGGACAACGAGGACGAAGACGACGACTACAACAAACCCCTGGACCCGAATTCGGACGACGAGAAGATCACGCAGCTGCTGAAGAAGCACAAGCCGGGCTCCGCTCTGCTGCTCCACACGTCAGAAAACGACAGCTCGTAA
- the rpl17 gene encoding 60S ribosomal protein L17, with product MVRYSLDPENPTKSCKSRGSNLRVHFKNTRETAQAIKGMHIRKANKYLRDVIVKHQCVPFRRYNGGVGRCAQAKQFGWTQGRWPKKSAEFLLHMLKNAESNAELKGLDVDSLVIEHIQVNKAPKMRRRTYRAHGRINPYMSSPCHIEMILTEKEQIVPKPEEEVAQKKKVSQKKLKKQKLMARE from the exons ATGGTCCGCTACTCACTCGACCCCGAGAACCCGACTAAAT CATGCAAGTCGAGGGGCTCCAACCTCCGGGTTCACTTCAAG AACACCCGTGAGACAGCCCAGGCCATCAAGGGCATGCACATCCGCAAGGCCAACAAGTACCTGAGGGACGTCATCGTCAAGCACCAGTGCGTCCCTTTCCGTCGCTACAATGGCGGTGTTGGAAGGTGTGCCCAG GCCAAACAGTTCGGCTGGACACAGGGACGCTGGCCCAAGAAGAGCGCTGAGTTCCTCCTCCACATGCTCAAAAACGCCGAGAGCAATGCTGAGCTCAAG GGTCTGGACGTGGACTCTCTGGTCATCGAGCACATCCAGGTCAACAAGGCCCCCAAGATGAGGAGGCGCACCTACCGCGCCCACGGCCGCATCAACCCCTACATGAGCTCCCCCTGCCACATCGAGATGATCCTGACCGAGAAGGAGCAGATCGTCCCCAAACCAGAGGAGGAGGTCGCCCAGAAGAAAAAG GTTTCACAGAAGAAGCTGAAGAAGCAGAAACTGATGGCACGGgagtaa